In Carassius gibelio isolate Cgi1373 ecotype wild population from Czech Republic chromosome B2, carGib1.2-hapl.c, whole genome shotgun sequence, a single genomic region encodes these proteins:
- the LOC127951065 gene encoding rho-associated protein kinase 1-like isoform X2 yields MNMSAGESLTARFEKIDAMLKDPRSEINTDCLLDSLDALVYDLDFPALRKNKSIDNFLNRYKDTISKIRKLRMKAEDYEVEKVIGRGAFGEVQLVRHKATKKVYAMKLLSKFEMIKRSDSAFFWEERDIMAFANSNWVVQLFYAFQDDRYLYMVMEYMPGGDLVNLMSNYDVPEKWARFYTAEVVLALDCIHSMGFIHRDVKPDNMLLDKAGHLKLADFGTCMKMNKDGMVRCDTAVGTPDYISPEVLKSQGGDGYYGRECDWWSVGVFLYEMLVGDTPFYADSLVGTYSKIMNHKNALTFPDDSDISKDAKSLICAFLTDREVRLGRNGVDEIKRHGFFKNDQWSWENMRETAAPVVPELSSDVDTSNFDDIEEDRGEEETFPIPKAFVGNQLPFVGFTYYQFPREPAIKTSDKRSSTKEDKSHLENLQKRIYQLEEQLHSEMQLRDEMEQKCRTSNTKLDKIMKELDEESNLRKSVEANMSLLEKDKIMIQHKVTEHQRKAEQEAEKRRNLENEVSTLKEQLEDLRKMSQNNDKVAQLQNQLRESNDLLRAESDTVVRLRKSHTEMGKSMSQLESVNRELQEKSRATESVKQQLEKELLQLQTTLDTERRSCSQGSEEIRELQARITGLQEDNKNLKHSLSKVELERKQVQDRCNILEKEKNSLEIDLNYKLKTLQQRLDQESTEHRITKAQLTDKYESIEETKSAAMHVVDQKVAEETTLRMRAESRVVEVEKQCSMLEFDLKQSVQKMEQLMKQKERLEEEVKELRVQLEQESGKRVLAQNEMKNWTMEAERLKGSEKQLKQEINAALENKRSVEFQLAQLTKQYRGNEGQMRELQDQLEAEQYFSTLYKTQVKELKEEIEEKNRQTQEALRKVQDMSSEKESLSAQLDLTMTKAESEQLARALQEEQYFELSQEHKKAVSRYKQEISEKDSTITQLEESNKTLTKDAEILSKEKAELSEGLQAREEEFAAEKEELTNTVKAHYEKALNIERTLKTQAVNKLAEIMNRKDMKLDQKKRGSTTDLRKKEKENRKLQLELNQEKEKFNHMAIKYQKELNEMQAQLAEECTYRNELQMQLDSKESDIEQLREKLNDLQLRVDSSSVTSLQPDETDSNIAESRLEGWLAIPNRANIKRYGWKKQYVVVSSKKILFYNDEQDKEQSNPCMVLDIDKLFHVRPVTQGDVYRAEADEIPRIFQILYANEGECRKEADMESVPQGDKTNCLPHKGHEFIPTLYHFPTNCEACSKPLWHVFKPPPALECRRCHVKCHKDHLDKKEDVIAPCKVNYDVTSARDMLLLALSQDEQKKWIGHLGKKIPKTPPSTFARASPRTMSTRSVVNQSFRKNPKNMSGKPS; encoded by the exons GACAGTCTGGATGCTCTGGTTTATGACCTTGATTTTCCAGCCCTGAGGAAAAACAAAAGCATCGATAACTTCTTAAATAGAT atAAGGACACAATCAGCAAAATCCGGAAGCTTCGTATGAAAGCAGAGGACTATGAAGTGGAAAAGGTCATAGGACGAGGGGCATTTGGAGAAGTACAGCTG GTGAGGCACAAAGCCACAAAGAAAGTGTACGCCATGAAGCTGCTCAGCAAGTTTGAGATGATCAAGAGGTCGGACTCTGCTTTCTTCTGGGAAGAGAGGGATATTATGGCCTTTGCCAACAGTAACTGGGTAGTACAG CTGTTTTATGCCTTCCAGGACGACCGCTACCTCTACATGGTGATGGAGTATATGCCAGGCGGAGACCTGGTCAACCTGATGAGCAACTACGATGTTCCTGAGAAGTGGGCTCGTTTCTACACTGCTGAGGTTGTGCTGGCACTGGACTGCATCCACTCCATGGGCTTCATTCACAG GGATGTAAAGCCGGACAACATGTTGCTAGACAAGGCCGGCCACTTGAAGCTGGCAGACTTTGGGACCTGCATGAAAATGAACAAG GACGGCATGGTACGATGTGACACGGCAGTAGGAACTCCAGACTATATTTCTCCCGAGGTACTGAAGTCGCAGGGAGGAGACGGATACTATGGCCGAGAGTGTGACTGGTGGTCTGTGGGGGTCTTCCTGTATGAGATGCTCGTCG GTGACACGCCGTTCTACGCTGACTCTCTGGTGGGCACCTACAGCAAGATCATGAATCACAAGAACGCCCTGACCTTCCCCGATGACAGCGACATCTCAAAGGATGCAAAAAGCCTCATCTGTGCTTTCCTCACAGACAG GGAGGTGCGGTTAGGACGCAATGGAGTCGACGAAATCAAGCGACATGGTTTTTTCAAGAACGACCAGTGGTCATGGGAGAACATGAGAGAGA CGGCTGCTCCAGTGGTGCCGGAGTTAAGCAGTGATGTAGACACAAGCAACTTTGATGACATTGAGGAAGATCGAGGGGAGGAGGAGACATTCCCCATTCCTAAAGCATTTGTAGGCAACCAGCTTCCATTTGTGGGCTTTACCTACTACCA GTTTCCTCGGGAGCCAGCTATAAAGACAAGTGACAAACGCAGCTCGACAAAGGAAGATAAAAGTCAT TTGGAGAATCTTCAGAAGAGAATTTATCAGCTAGAAGAACAACTTCACAGTGAGATGCAGCTGAGAGACGAGATGGAGCAGAAGTGCAG GACGTCCAATACAAAGCTAGACAAGATAATGAAAGAGTTAGACGAGGAG AGTAACCTTAGGAAGAGTGTGGAGGCTAACATGTCTTTACTGGAGAAAGACAAGATCATGATCCAGCACAAAGTTACAGAACATCAGAGAAAGGCGGAACAGGAGGCTGAAAAACGAAGAAATCTGGAGAATGAGG TGTCTACTTTGAAGGAGCAGCTGGAGGACTTGAGGAAAATGAGTCAAAACAATGATAAGGTCGCTCAGCTGCAGAACCAA CTGAGGGAATCCAACGACCTCCTGCGGGCCGAGTCTGACACGGTGGTGCGTTTGAGGAAGAGCCACACAGAGATGGGGAAGTCCATGAGCCAGCTGGAGAGCGTGAACCGCGAGCTGCAGGAGAAGAGCCGCGCCACAGAGAGCGTCAAACAGCAGCTGGAGAAAGAGCTGCTTCAGCTGCAGACCACGCTGGACACGGAGAGACGGAGCTGCAGCCAGGGCTCAGAGGAGATCAGAGAGCTGCAAG CTCGTATCACGGGTCTACAGGAGGACAACAAGAACTTGAAGCACAGTCTGTCTAAAGTAGAGCTGGAGAGAAAACAAGTGCAGGACAGATGTAACATTTTAGAGAAg GAGAAGAACAGTCTGGAAATCGACCTGAACTACAAACTGAAGACTCTACAGCAGCGGCTGGACCAGGAATCCACCGAGCATCGCATCACGAAGGCTCAACTCACAGACAAATACGAGTCCATCGAGGAGACCAAGTCAGCTGCTATGCACG TGGTGGACCAGAAGGTGGCGGAGGAGACCACGCTGCGGATGCGGGCGGAGAGCAGGGTGGTGGAGGTGGAGAAGCAGTGCTCCATGCTGGAGTTTGACCTCAAGCAGTCTGTGCAGAAGATGGAGCAGCTGATGAAGCAGAAGGAGAGGCTGGAGGAAGAG GTGAAGGAGCTGCGGGTGCAGTTGGAGCAGGAGTCTGGGAAGCGTGTGCTGGCCCAGAACGAGATGAAGAACTGGACGATGGAGGCCGAGCGGCTGAAAGGATCAGAGAAGCAGCTCAAACAGGAGATCAACGCGGCCCTCGAGAACAAGCGCTCTGTTGAGTTCCAGCTGGCACAGCTCACCAA GCAGTACCGAGGAAATGAGGGTCAGATGAGGGAACTTCAGGACCAGCTGGAGGCTGAGCAGTATTTCTCA ACGCTCTATAAAACTCAGGTGAAGGAGCTGAAGGAGGAGATCGAGGAGAAGAATCGACAAACTCAAGAGGCTCTGAGAAAAGTCCAGGACATGTCCTCAGAGAA GGAGTCGCTGTCTGCTCAGCTGGACCTGACCATGACGAAGGCCGAGTCGGAGCAGTTGGCTCGCGCGCTGCAGGAGGAGCAGTACTTTGAACTCTCTCAGGAGCACAAGAAAGCCGTCTCGCGGTACAAACAGGAGATCTCAGAGAAGGACTCGACCATCACACAG CTTGAGGAATCCAATAAAACCCTCACCAAAGATGCGGAGATCCTCAGTAAGGAGAAGGCAGAGCTGAGCGAGGGACTCCAAGCTCGAGAAGAAG AGTTTGCAGCAGAGAAGGAGGAGCTGACAAACACAGTAAAGGCTCATTACGAGAAGGCGCTTAATATAGAAAGAACTCTGAAGACCCAG GCGGTGAACAAGCTGGCTGAGATCATGAACCGCAAGGACATGAAGTTGGACCAGAAGAAGAGAGGCAGCACCACTGACCTGCGCAAGAAAGAGAAGGAGAACCGCAAGCTGCAGCTGGAGCTCAACCAGGAGAAGGAGAAGTTCAACCACATGGCCATCAAGTACCAGAAGGAGCTGAACGAGATGCAAGCG CAATTGGCAGAGGAGTGCACGTATCGCAACGAGTTGCAGATGCAGCTGGACAGTAAGGAGAGTGACATCGAGCAGCTCAGAGAGAAACTGAACGACCTGCAGCTCCGTGTGGACAGCTCCAGCGTCACCAGCCTGCAGCCAGACGAGACGGACAGTAACATCGCCG AATCGAGGCTTGAAGGCTGGCTCGCGATACCAAATAGGGCTAATATAAAAAGATACGGCTGGAAAAAGCAG TATGTTGTGGTGAGCAGTAAAAAAATTCTCTTTTACAATGATGAGCAAGACAAGGAGCAGTCTAACCCCTGTATGGTACTAGACATCGA CAAACTTTTCCATGTGCGTCCTGTTACGCAAGGTGACGTTTATCGAGCTGAGGCCGATGAAATTCCAAGAATATTCCAG atcCTGTATGCTAATGAAGGTGAGTGCAGGAAGGAGGCGGACATGGAGAGCGTTCCTCAGGGGGATAAGACCAACTGCTTGCCCCACAAAGGCCATGAGTTCATCCCCACCCTTTATCATTTCCCCACGAACTGCGAGGCTTGCTCCAAACCGCTGTGGCACGTCTTCAAGCCTCCTCCGGCCCTGGAGTGCCGCCGATGCCACGTCAAGTGCCACAAAGACCATTTGGACAAGAAGGAGGATGTTATCGCCCCTTGCAAAG TGAATTATGATGTGACATCGGCTAGAGACATGCTGCTCCTGGCCTTATCCCAAGACGAGCAGAAGAAATGGATCGGTCATCTCGGCAAGAAGATTCCCAAGACCCCTCCATCTACCTTCGCAAGGGCGTCTCCACGCACGATGTCCACTCGCTCCGTAGTAAACCAGTCCTTCCGCAAGAACCCCAAAAACATGTCGGGCAAGCCAAG CTAA
- the LOC127951065 gene encoding rho-associated protein kinase 1-like isoform X1, protein MNMSAGESLTARFEKIDAMLKDPRSEINTDCLLDSLDALVYDLDFPALRKNKSIDNFLNRYKDTISKIRKLRMKAEDYEVEKVIGRGAFGEVQLVRHKATKKVYAMKLLSKFEMIKRSDSAFFWEERDIMAFANSNWVVQLFYAFQDDRYLYMVMEYMPGGDLVNLMSNYDVPEKWARFYTAEVVLALDCIHSMGFIHRDVKPDNMLLDKAGHLKLADFGTCMKMNKDGMVRCDTAVGTPDYISPEVLKSQGGDGYYGRECDWWSVGVFLYEMLVGDTPFYADSLVGTYSKIMNHKNALTFPDDSDISKDAKSLICAFLTDREVRLGRNGVDEIKRHGFFKNDQWSWENMRETAAPVVPELSSDVDTSNFDDIEEDRGEEETFPIPKAFVGNQLPFVGFTYYQFPREPAIKTSDKRSSTKEDKSHLENLQKRIYQLEEQLHSEMQLRDEMEQKCRTSNTKLDKIMKELDEESNLRKSVEANMSLLEKDKIMIQHKVTEHQRKAEQEAEKRRNLENEVSTLKEQLEDLRKMSQNNDKVAQLQNQLRESNDLLRAESDTVVRLRKSHTEMGKSMSQLESVNRELQEKSRATESVKQQLEKELLQLQTTLDTERRSCSQGSEEIRELQARITGLQEDNKNLKHSLSKVELERKQVQDRCNILEKEKNSLEIDLNYKLKTLQQRLDQESTEHRITKAQLTDKYESIEETKSAAMHVVDQKVAEETTLRMRAESRVVEVEKQCSMLEFDLKQSVQKMEQLMKQKERLEEEVKELRVQLEQESGKRVLAQNEMKNWTMEAERLKGSEKQLKQEINAALENKRSVEFQLAQLTKQYRGNEGQMRELQDQLEAEQYFSTLYKTQVKELKEEIEEKNRQTQEALRKVQDMSSEKESLSAQLDLTMTKAESEQLARALQEEQYFELSQEHKKAVSRYKQEISEKDSTITQLEESNKTLTKDAEILSKEKAELSEGLQAREEEFAAEKEELTNTVKAHYEKALNIERTLKTQAVNKLAEIMNRKDMKLDQKKRGSTTDLRKKEKENRKLQLELNQEKEKFNHMAIKYQKELNEMQAQLAEECTYRNELQMQLDSKESDIEQLREKLNDLQLRVDSSSVTSLQPDETDSNIAESRLEGWLAIPNRANIKRYGWKKQYVVVSSKKILFYNDEQDKEQSNPCMVLDIDKLFHVRPVTQGDVYRAEADEIPRIFQILYANEGECRKEADMESVPQGDKTNCLPHKGHEFIPTLYHFPTNCEACSKPLWHVFKPPPALECRRCHVKCHKDHLDKKEDVIAPCKVNYDVTSARDMLLLALSQDEQKKWIGHLGKKIPKTPPSTFARASPRTMSTRSVVNQSFRKNPKNMSGKPSRAQSFLQAADTTSSTC, encoded by the exons GACAGTCTGGATGCTCTGGTTTATGACCTTGATTTTCCAGCCCTGAGGAAAAACAAAAGCATCGATAACTTCTTAAATAGAT atAAGGACACAATCAGCAAAATCCGGAAGCTTCGTATGAAAGCAGAGGACTATGAAGTGGAAAAGGTCATAGGACGAGGGGCATTTGGAGAAGTACAGCTG GTGAGGCACAAAGCCACAAAGAAAGTGTACGCCATGAAGCTGCTCAGCAAGTTTGAGATGATCAAGAGGTCGGACTCTGCTTTCTTCTGGGAAGAGAGGGATATTATGGCCTTTGCCAACAGTAACTGGGTAGTACAG CTGTTTTATGCCTTCCAGGACGACCGCTACCTCTACATGGTGATGGAGTATATGCCAGGCGGAGACCTGGTCAACCTGATGAGCAACTACGATGTTCCTGAGAAGTGGGCTCGTTTCTACACTGCTGAGGTTGTGCTGGCACTGGACTGCATCCACTCCATGGGCTTCATTCACAG GGATGTAAAGCCGGACAACATGTTGCTAGACAAGGCCGGCCACTTGAAGCTGGCAGACTTTGGGACCTGCATGAAAATGAACAAG GACGGCATGGTACGATGTGACACGGCAGTAGGAACTCCAGACTATATTTCTCCCGAGGTACTGAAGTCGCAGGGAGGAGACGGATACTATGGCCGAGAGTGTGACTGGTGGTCTGTGGGGGTCTTCCTGTATGAGATGCTCGTCG GTGACACGCCGTTCTACGCTGACTCTCTGGTGGGCACCTACAGCAAGATCATGAATCACAAGAACGCCCTGACCTTCCCCGATGACAGCGACATCTCAAAGGATGCAAAAAGCCTCATCTGTGCTTTCCTCACAGACAG GGAGGTGCGGTTAGGACGCAATGGAGTCGACGAAATCAAGCGACATGGTTTTTTCAAGAACGACCAGTGGTCATGGGAGAACATGAGAGAGA CGGCTGCTCCAGTGGTGCCGGAGTTAAGCAGTGATGTAGACACAAGCAACTTTGATGACATTGAGGAAGATCGAGGGGAGGAGGAGACATTCCCCATTCCTAAAGCATTTGTAGGCAACCAGCTTCCATTTGTGGGCTTTACCTACTACCA GTTTCCTCGGGAGCCAGCTATAAAGACAAGTGACAAACGCAGCTCGACAAAGGAAGATAAAAGTCAT TTGGAGAATCTTCAGAAGAGAATTTATCAGCTAGAAGAACAACTTCACAGTGAGATGCAGCTGAGAGACGAGATGGAGCAGAAGTGCAG GACGTCCAATACAAAGCTAGACAAGATAATGAAAGAGTTAGACGAGGAG AGTAACCTTAGGAAGAGTGTGGAGGCTAACATGTCTTTACTGGAGAAAGACAAGATCATGATCCAGCACAAAGTTACAGAACATCAGAGAAAGGCGGAACAGGAGGCTGAAAAACGAAGAAATCTGGAGAATGAGG TGTCTACTTTGAAGGAGCAGCTGGAGGACTTGAGGAAAATGAGTCAAAACAATGATAAGGTCGCTCAGCTGCAGAACCAA CTGAGGGAATCCAACGACCTCCTGCGGGCCGAGTCTGACACGGTGGTGCGTTTGAGGAAGAGCCACACAGAGATGGGGAAGTCCATGAGCCAGCTGGAGAGCGTGAACCGCGAGCTGCAGGAGAAGAGCCGCGCCACAGAGAGCGTCAAACAGCAGCTGGAGAAAGAGCTGCTTCAGCTGCAGACCACGCTGGACACGGAGAGACGGAGCTGCAGCCAGGGCTCAGAGGAGATCAGAGAGCTGCAAG CTCGTATCACGGGTCTACAGGAGGACAACAAGAACTTGAAGCACAGTCTGTCTAAAGTAGAGCTGGAGAGAAAACAAGTGCAGGACAGATGTAACATTTTAGAGAAg GAGAAGAACAGTCTGGAAATCGACCTGAACTACAAACTGAAGACTCTACAGCAGCGGCTGGACCAGGAATCCACCGAGCATCGCATCACGAAGGCTCAACTCACAGACAAATACGAGTCCATCGAGGAGACCAAGTCAGCTGCTATGCACG TGGTGGACCAGAAGGTGGCGGAGGAGACCACGCTGCGGATGCGGGCGGAGAGCAGGGTGGTGGAGGTGGAGAAGCAGTGCTCCATGCTGGAGTTTGACCTCAAGCAGTCTGTGCAGAAGATGGAGCAGCTGATGAAGCAGAAGGAGAGGCTGGAGGAAGAG GTGAAGGAGCTGCGGGTGCAGTTGGAGCAGGAGTCTGGGAAGCGTGTGCTGGCCCAGAACGAGATGAAGAACTGGACGATGGAGGCCGAGCGGCTGAAAGGATCAGAGAAGCAGCTCAAACAGGAGATCAACGCGGCCCTCGAGAACAAGCGCTCTGTTGAGTTCCAGCTGGCACAGCTCACCAA GCAGTACCGAGGAAATGAGGGTCAGATGAGGGAACTTCAGGACCAGCTGGAGGCTGAGCAGTATTTCTCA ACGCTCTATAAAACTCAGGTGAAGGAGCTGAAGGAGGAGATCGAGGAGAAGAATCGACAAACTCAAGAGGCTCTGAGAAAAGTCCAGGACATGTCCTCAGAGAA GGAGTCGCTGTCTGCTCAGCTGGACCTGACCATGACGAAGGCCGAGTCGGAGCAGTTGGCTCGCGCGCTGCAGGAGGAGCAGTACTTTGAACTCTCTCAGGAGCACAAGAAAGCCGTCTCGCGGTACAAACAGGAGATCTCAGAGAAGGACTCGACCATCACACAG CTTGAGGAATCCAATAAAACCCTCACCAAAGATGCGGAGATCCTCAGTAAGGAGAAGGCAGAGCTGAGCGAGGGACTCCAAGCTCGAGAAGAAG AGTTTGCAGCAGAGAAGGAGGAGCTGACAAACACAGTAAAGGCTCATTACGAGAAGGCGCTTAATATAGAAAGAACTCTGAAGACCCAG GCGGTGAACAAGCTGGCTGAGATCATGAACCGCAAGGACATGAAGTTGGACCAGAAGAAGAGAGGCAGCACCACTGACCTGCGCAAGAAAGAGAAGGAGAACCGCAAGCTGCAGCTGGAGCTCAACCAGGAGAAGGAGAAGTTCAACCACATGGCCATCAAGTACCAGAAGGAGCTGAACGAGATGCAAGCG CAATTGGCAGAGGAGTGCACGTATCGCAACGAGTTGCAGATGCAGCTGGACAGTAAGGAGAGTGACATCGAGCAGCTCAGAGAGAAACTGAACGACCTGCAGCTCCGTGTGGACAGCTCCAGCGTCACCAGCCTGCAGCCAGACGAGACGGACAGTAACATCGCCG AATCGAGGCTTGAAGGCTGGCTCGCGATACCAAATAGGGCTAATATAAAAAGATACGGCTGGAAAAAGCAG TATGTTGTGGTGAGCAGTAAAAAAATTCTCTTTTACAATGATGAGCAAGACAAGGAGCAGTCTAACCCCTGTATGGTACTAGACATCGA CAAACTTTTCCATGTGCGTCCTGTTACGCAAGGTGACGTTTATCGAGCTGAGGCCGATGAAATTCCAAGAATATTCCAG atcCTGTATGCTAATGAAGGTGAGTGCAGGAAGGAGGCGGACATGGAGAGCGTTCCTCAGGGGGATAAGACCAACTGCTTGCCCCACAAAGGCCATGAGTTCATCCCCACCCTTTATCATTTCCCCACGAACTGCGAGGCTTGCTCCAAACCGCTGTGGCACGTCTTCAAGCCTCCTCCGGCCCTGGAGTGCCGCCGATGCCACGTCAAGTGCCACAAAGACCATTTGGACAAGAAGGAGGATGTTATCGCCCCTTGCAAAG TGAATTATGATGTGACATCGGCTAGAGACATGCTGCTCCTGGCCTTATCCCAAGACGAGCAGAAGAAATGGATCGGTCATCTCGGCAAGAAGATTCCCAAGACCCCTCCATCTACCTTCGCAAGGGCGTCTCCACGCACGATGTCCACTCGCTCCGTAGTAAACCAGTCCTTCCGCAAGAACCCCAAAAACATGTCGGGCAAGCCAAG CAGGGCGCAGTCCTTTCTCCAAGCGGCAGACACAACATCCAGCACATGCTGA